In Vibrio echinoideorum, the sequence AAAAGAAACAATGTAACAATAAAAAAACTGCTAAAAAGAGTTGAATTTTTGGTAAGTGTTGTAGGATAACGGCTCAACTATATTGGATGACAGAATTAGGGATATTTGGAATGAAACGACTTCAAAATTGGATATTGTTAGGTTGCTTAATCAGTAGCCATGCATTTGCTGAACCTTTGAGCATATCCAGTTGGAATATCGAATGGTTATCAACCAACGAGGCTGTGAATAAGTTTTCTTCCAAACGTGCTCAAGCGGATTTCGATAAACTCGAACAGTATTTCCGATCCTTAGATGCCGATGTTGTCGCTTTTCAAGAGGTCGATGATGTAAAAGCTATTCAGCGTATTGCTGGCGATCACTACGATATATTAATGTCTGACCGAGCATTGCCAAAAAACAACAACCATCAATTCAAAGAAGTGAACCAATACACAGGTTTCGCGGTACGTAAAGGAATAGCACTGACCAACTACGCTGATTTCCCTCTTGAAACGAGTGCTAATAGTAAGCTGAGGTTCGCCAGTTATATAGTGTTAGAAAGGGATGCAAAGCCAATTCACATGTTGTCAGTGCATTTAAAGGCGGGTTGTAGCGGCGCGTATAAGTCTAACCGTGACTGTTCAAGGCTCAAAGACCAAGCTCAACAGCTGAATAAGTGGATACAGCAAAGGGAACGTAAAGGCGAAGACTACGCGATTCTGGGCGACTTTAACCATAACCTCTCCTATTCAAGAGATTGGATGTGGAAAGATTTGACGCAAAATACCAATGCTCAGTTGGCAACAAGAAAAACTCGAGCAGATTGTAAAGTACGCTCAAACCGCAACAATCACCGTACACATCAGTTTCGTTCGGTGATTGATCATATTGTGGTGAGCAAGTCCTTGGATGCCTCTCCTGCGAAACAAAAGGTATTTGAAACGCAGGATGTGCTGGACTACAAACTCAGTGACCATTGCCCGGTTTCAACGACGATCAACAGTAAGTTATAGATAACTGCAGATTGTAGATAAGTGCAAATAATAGAAAACAGTAGATATAGAAAGAGGCTGACTGGCTTTTACTGAAAGCGAGTCAACCTCTCTATTGTGTCAGCTCAGAGCGAAACATCTCAAAGCCCGTGCTATAAATGATAGGTATCATGCTAACAGGTTTTGCTTGTACGGCCCGCTATCCACATCCCCACCAGCATACTTAAGACGAACAGCCATACCGTAGGGTTACCGCCACTAAGGCTGGTTACTGCAGGTCCCGGGCAAAAGCCTGCAATCCCCCAGCCTAAACCAAAAGCAGTTGAACCCAAGATCAACTTTCTATCTATTAGTGGATTATTACTGCTATCTAAAGGTTCACCATTAATGGCTTTTGCGCGCTTTTTAATGACCAGATGATAAAACGGAGCGAAGACCAACAGCGCGCCACCCATGACGAATGCCAAACTAATGTCCCAGTTATCGGTAATGTTTAGGAAGCCGAGTACCTTCTCAGGATCAACCATACCTGAGATAATCATTCCTGACCCAAACAGAATACCTGCGACCAAACCGACAACGATAGTAAATGAAGCGTTTTTCATTATGCCCCCAAGCCAATCAGGTTCTTGATAAACACGGTTACGATTGCCACGCCCATAAATACGCAGGTCGCAACAATAGAACGTTTAGATAAACGAGCCATTCCCACAATGCCATGGCCGCTAGTACAACCATTTGCTGTTTTAGTACCAAAGCCAACCAAAAGACCAGCAATAATGACTAAAACGAAATTCATCTCTTCTAACTGTGGAAGTTGGTAACCTGTCGGGATTAATAGCCAACCACTTATGATCATTCCCACAACAAAGGCGATGCGCCAGTGCTTTTCGGTCTTCTCAACGTTGTTACCCGTACCTGATTGAGAAGCCTTGCTTGCACTATTATTCGAACCTGATGGCAGTAGTCGGCTAACAATACCGCTGATTCCTGCTACTCGCCCTATGCCTAACATAAGTATAATTGCCGACGCACCTAACAACATGCCACCGAACAATGCATCCCAAGGTATTAAACCCATCACCGACCTCTCCTATCCACAAACATCATAAACTCATAACAAACTATAAATTAGAGTTTACTAATAAATGTAAATTAGTCAATGCTAATGTAGAGCTAGTATGTTTCGTTTTGTAAGTCTGGAATAGAAAGCGCCCCGCATTAAAAAAGCCCCTAGGCGTTAACCTAAGGGCTTATTATTTGATTCGGTTATATTTTATCAGTTATTTAGTCTTGTTCTTTTCAGCTATCCACTGCGACATGTACTTGGTGCTCGCCATGCTGTGGTGCTTGAGCATTGAACCAAAGAAGTTATCCAGTCGATGAGATTCAAGTTCAGACTCTAACGCAGTTAATCGCTCAATCAATGCGTCGCCGAGTTGATTCTGCTCGTAGTACGCTTCAAGGATTGAATGACATTGGCTTTGTGCTTTCAGCCACTTCTCTTCATCTTTATAGAGGGCAACTGCAGCTTCAACAAACTCGTCGATATCATCGGCAACCGCACCAGGCCATTGCAGTTCGCCTTGCGGTAACATGCCTTCGCTACCAATTTCACTGGTCACGTTCGGAGTTTGTAGCTTCATCGCATCTAGCAACTTGCCTTTAATGCCCGCACCAAATCGAAGGGGTGCAACACACACACGAGCTTGTTCCATCACTTCTTGAGCGTCTTTCGCCCAACCTTTGATATGGAAACCGGTTTTAGGGTTATGCAATGCCGTCGCTTTCGGTGGCGGGTACGATCCATAAATGTGAAGTTCTGTGTCAGGCAACTGCTTACGAATCTTCGGCCAAATCTTTTGTAACTGAAGTACGGCATCCCAGTTCGGTGCGTGTCTGAAGTTACCTATCGTCATGAAATGCTTACGCTCTTCAAAGCTTTTCGTGCTTTCAGCTAGAGTGTTGAGATCAACCATGAACGGCAAGTGGTGAAGCAGTGTTGGATCGATATTGAACTCAGATTTAAGCAGATCCATCTCATAGCTAGAAATGATCAACGAAAGATCACAGCGTAAAATCGCGGCAATTTCACGTTTAGCCAAGTCACTGTACAAATGCGCTTTAGTCAGTTCTG encodes:
- a CDS encoding YeeE/YedE family protein produces the protein MKNASFTIVVGLVAGILFGSGMIISGMVDPEKVLGFLNITDNWDISLAFVMGGALLVFAPFYHLVIKKRAKAINGEPLDSSNNPLIDRKLILGSTAFGLGWGIAGFCPGPAVTSLSGGNPTVWLFVLSMLVGMWIAGRTSKTC
- a CDS encoding YeeE/YedE family protein — protein: MGLIPWDALFGGMLLGASAIILMLGIGRVAGISGIVSRLLPSGSNNSASKASQSGTGNNVEKTEKHWRIAFVVGMIISGWLLIPTGYQLPQLEEMNFVLVIIAGLLVGFGTKTANGCTSGHGIVGMARLSKRSIVATCVFMGVAIVTVFIKNLIGLGA
- a CDS encoding endonuclease/exonuclease/phosphatase family protein, whose product is MKRLQNWILLGCLISSHAFAEPLSISSWNIEWLSTNEAVNKFSSKRAQADFDKLEQYFRSLDADVVAFQEVDDVKAIQRIAGDHYDILMSDRALPKNNNHQFKEVNQYTGFAVRKGIALTNYADFPLETSANSKLRFASYIVLERDAKPIHMLSVHLKAGCSGAYKSNRDCSRLKDQAQQLNKWIQQRERKGEDYAILGDFNHNLSYSRDWMWKDLTQNTNAQLATRKTRADCKVRSNRNNHRTHQFRSVIDHIVVSKSLDASPAKQKVFETQDVLDYKLSDHCPVSTTINSKL
- a CDS encoding glycosyltransferase codes for the protein MKKVLAIGYVWPEPNSSAAGSHMMSLLRLFKRQGWSVEFATPAQETEHMIDLSEEGITSQSIQLNCDSFDQYIEELQPDVVMFDRFMMEEQFGWRVEKVCPNAFKLLDTEDLQFLRNARHEAVKKETELTKAHLYSDLAKREIAAILRCDLSLIISSYEMDLLKSEFNIDPTLLHHLPFMVDLNTLAESTKSFEERKHFMTIGNFRHAPNWDAVLQLQKIWPKIRKQLPDTELHIYGSYPPPKATALHNPKTGFHIKGWAKDAQEVMEQARVCVAPLRFGAGIKGKLLDAMKLQTPNVTSEIGSEGMLPQGELQWPGAVADDIDEFVEAAVALYKDEEKWLKAQSQCHSILEAYYEQNQLGDALIERLTALESELESHRLDNFFGSMLKHHSMASTKYMSQWIAEKNKTK